The following are encoded in a window of Betaproteobacteria bacterium genomic DNA:
- the ubiG gene encoding bifunctional 2-polyprenyl-6-hydroxyphenol methylase/3-demethylubiquinol 3-O-methyltransferase UbiG: MSTTLNAYPHELEKFSELAHRWWDPNSEFNALHDINPLRLGFIDHAARLAGKNVLDVGCGGGILSESMAAKGARVTGIDLSDKALKVAQLHLLESKLEVTYRAVAVEALAEEMPGHFDVVTCMEVLEHVPEPARQIKACAQLLKPGGHAFFATINRNPKSFLFAIIGAEYLLNLLPKGTHEYAKFIKPSELCAEARAAGLSIEQLAGMTYNPLTKVYTLGRDTDVNYIVHARAP, from the coding sequence ATGAGCACGACCCTCAACGCCTATCCACACGAGCTAGAAAAATTCAGCGAGCTGGCCCACCGCTGGTGGGACCCGAATAGCGAATTCAATGCCTTGCACGACATCAATCCCCTGCGCCTGGGATTCATCGACCATGCCGCCCGCCTCGCCGGCAAGAATGTGCTCGACGTGGGCTGTGGCGGGGGCATTCTGTCGGAGAGCATGGCCGCGAAAGGCGCGCGCGTCACCGGTATCGACTTGTCGGACAAGGCCCTTAAAGTGGCGCAGTTGCACTTGCTGGAGAGCAAACTCGAAGTCACCTACCGCGCGGTGGCCGTGGAAGCGCTCGCTGAAGAAATGCCAGGCCATTTCGATGTCGTGACTTGCATGGAAGTGCTCGAACACGTGCCGGAACCCGCACGCCAGATCAAAGCCTGCGCGCAATTGCTCAAACCCGGGGGCCATGCCTTCTTCGCCACCATCAACCGCAACCCGAAGAGTTTTCTCTTCGCGATCATTGGGGCGGAATACCTCCTGAACCTGCTGCCCAAGGGCACCCACGAATACGCCAAGTTCATCAAGCCCTCGGAATTGTGCGCGGAAGCGCGCGCCGCCGGACTGAGTATCGAACAACTGGCTGGAATGACCTACAACCCGCTCACCAAGGTCTATACCCTGGGACGGGATACGGACGTCAACTACATCGTCCACGCGCGAGCTCCATAA
- a CDS encoding TRZ/ATZ family hydrolase: protein MEAIDELIRARWIIPIEPHGAVLEYHAVAVKAGRIVALLPEEAATQRFTPKSHTTLPHHVLIPGLVNLHAHSAMTLMRGLADDLPMMTWLNEHIWPAEGKHVSSEFVYDGTLLAAAEMVRGGTTCCNDMYFFPEDAGRAFAESKMRAALGLIVIDFPTAYANDPADYLHKGLAMRDALKHEPLLSYCIAPHAPYTVGDKTFEQVVTLSDELDLPIHLHVHETQDEIRESEAKYGTRPLARLHRLGLVGPNLIAVHSVHLSAGEIEQYAALGVNVAHCPSSNLKLASGFAPTPALLEAGVNAGLGTDGAASNNRLDMFQEIRTAALCAKALSGRAEVLDAMTALRMATLHGARALGLEKEIGSIEAGKSADLCAVAMDSLELVPCYHPASHLVYASGREHVSDVWVAGKRLLHNRQLTQMDEARLKAKASLWQTKLMANA, encoded by the coding sequence ACAGCGTTTCACGCCCAAGTCTCACACTACCCTGCCCCATCACGTGCTGATTCCCGGGCTGGTCAACCTGCACGCACACTCCGCGATGACCCTGATGCGAGGGCTCGCCGATGATCTGCCTATGATGACGTGGCTCAATGAACATATCTGGCCAGCCGAGGGTAAGCACGTCTCCTCCGAGTTTGTCTACGACGGCACGCTGCTGGCCGCTGCCGAAATGGTGAGAGGCGGCACCACCTGCTGCAACGATATGTATTTTTTTCCCGAAGATGCCGGGCGCGCCTTCGCCGAGTCCAAGATGCGCGCGGCGCTGGGCCTCATCGTGATCGATTTTCCCACGGCCTACGCCAACGACCCCGCGGATTACTTGCACAAAGGGCTGGCCATGCGCGATGCGCTCAAACACGAGCCCCTGCTGTCTTACTGCATCGCGCCGCACGCACCCTATACGGTGGGCGACAAGACCTTCGAGCAGGTGGTGACGCTCTCCGATGAACTCGATTTGCCTATCCACCTGCACGTTCACGAAACGCAGGACGAAATTCGCGAGAGCGAAGCCAAGTACGGCACGCGCCCGCTCGCACGCCTACACCGGCTAGGATTAGTAGGGCCCAACCTCATCGCCGTGCACAGCGTGCACCTCTCGGCGGGCGAGATCGAACAGTACGCGGCCTTGGGCGTGAACGTTGCCCACTGCCCGTCTTCGAATTTGAAACTCGCCAGCGGATTCGCGCCCACCCCTGCCCTCCTGGAGGCCGGAGTCAATGCGGGCCTAGGCACCGACGGTGCCGCCAGTAACAACCGCCTCGATATGTTTCAAGAAATTCGCACCGCTGCCCTGTGCGCGAAGGCGCTCTCGGGGCGCGCCGAGGTCCTCGACGCCATGACGGCACTTCGCATGGCAACCCTGCATGGCGCACGCGCCTTGGGGCTGGAGAAAGAGATCGGCTCCATCGAGGCAGGCAAATCCGCCGACCTGTGCGCGGTGGCCATGGATAGCCTGGAGCTAGTCCCCTGTTACCATCCCGCTTCCCACTTGGTATACGCTAGCGGGCGCGAGCATGTGAGCGACGTGTGGGTGGCTGGAAAGCGTCTTCTGCATAACCGCCAACTCACGCAAATGGACGAAGCACGGCTAAAAGCCAAGGCATCCCTGTGGCAAACCAAACTGATGGCAAACGCATGA
- a CDS encoding HAD family hydrolase — translation MSKPVRAVLFDFDGTVADTAPDLAYALNVMRAQRGLEALPLNQLRVLASEGARGMLRRGFDLHPHHEGYGLMREEYLSIYEANMLRETNLFGGMAELLDALDGRGIAWGIVTNKMERLAVSLIGMMGLAQRAGCIIGGDTTGRPKPAPDPLFEGARRVAADPRDCLYVGDDLRDVQAALAAGMEPVVALYGYLGNDQPPEQWGASKYLKDPGELLNYL, via the coding sequence GTGAGCAAACCGGTGCGGGCCGTGCTGTTCGACTTCGACGGCACCGTGGCCGATACGGCACCCGACCTCGCCTACGCGCTCAACGTCATGCGCGCACAACGCGGATTGGAAGCCCTCCCCCTCAACCAACTGCGCGTCCTTGCTTCCGAGGGCGCGCGCGGCATGCTGCGCCGGGGATTCGACCTGCATCCTCACCACGAGGGCTACGGCCTCATGCGTGAGGAGTATCTGAGCATCTACGAAGCCAACATGCTGCGCGAAACCAATCTATTCGGCGGCATGGCCGAATTATTGGATGCCCTCGATGGGCGGGGGATCGCCTGGGGAATCGTGACTAACAAAATGGAGCGCCTGGCTGTCTCCCTAATTGGCATGATGGGATTGGCCCAACGCGCGGGTTGCATCATCGGCGGGGACACCACGGGCAGACCCAAGCCCGCGCCCGATCCGCTCTTCGAGGGCGCGCGCCGGGTCGCCGCCGATCCGCGCGATTGCCTGTATGTGGGCGATGATTTGCGTGACGTACAAGCGGCCCTCGCGGCCGGCATGGAACCGGTCGTTGCCCTGTATGGATACCTGGGTAATGACCAACCTCCCGAACAATGGGGGGCATCTAAATACCTCAAAGATCCAGGCGAGCTCTTGAATTATCTCTAG